The Desulfuromonadales bacterium region CCTGTCGGTGGTGATTCTGGCGGTGCCGTTTCTCTACTTCGCGGTGATGAACGTCGCTTACCGGCGCAAGCGGATCCTGGCCTTCCTCGATCCATGGGAGGATCCGACCAACACCGGCTTTCAGATCATCCAGAGCTGGATCGCCTTCGGCACCGGCGGCCTCTTCGGCAACGGCCTCGGCGAGGGGAAACAGAAGCTGTTCTACCTGCCGGAGGCGCATACCGACTTCATCTTTTCCGTGGTCGGTGAGGAACTCGGCTTTGCCGGTGTGCTGGTCATCGCCGCGATGTTTCTCGTTCTGGTCATGCGCGGGATGCGCACCGCTCTCGGGGCTCCGGACGACTTCGGCCGTTACCTTGCCTTCGGGGTGACGATCCTGCTGGGTCTCGAAGCCTTCGTCAATATGGCAGTGGTCATGGGATTGCTGCCGACCAAGGGACTCGCGCTGCCGTTTCTCTCCTACGGGGGGACGAGTCTGCTAACGACGCTGCTGGCGGTGGGGATACTGCTCAACATCTCCAGTCAGGCATCGGGAGAGGTGCGATGAGGATGCTGCTGGCCGGTGGCGGCACCGGAGGCCACCTTTTTCCTGCCGTGGCGATCGCCCAGCGGATGCTCGAAACCGAATACGGAGGCCAGGTGCTGTTCGTCGGGACCGAACGGGGGATCGAGGCGAGCATTCTGCCGAAGCTGGGGCTGCCGCTCAGGACCATCGAGATCAGCGGCTTTGTCGGCAAAGGGCCGGCGGCGAAGCTGGCCATTCTGCCGCAGCTGTTCAAAAGCGTGCGCCAGTCGCAGCGCATCCTCGAAAAATTCCGCCCGGATGTGGTGGTGGGCGTTGGCGGTTACGCCTCGGCGCCGGTGCTGCTGGCCGCGAAGCTGAAGGGGGTGCCCTTTCTGATTCATGAGCAGAACGCCTGGCCCGGTCTCGCCAACCGCCTGCTCGCCCGCTGGGCGGAGCGGGTCTGTCTCTCCTTCGCCGACGCGGACCGGGCTTTCCACCGCGGGCGGACGGTGCTGACCGGCAACCCGTTGCGGCGAGGGATGGAGGAATGTCCTGCCGTGCCGGAGGGGGCGCCGCAGCTGTTGGTCTTCGGCGGCAGCCGGGGTGCGCGGGCGATCAATCAAATAGTGGTGCAGGCCCTGCCTCTGCTGGAAGGTTTCCGGGGGCGGCTGCGCATCGTGCACCAGACCGGTGCCGAGGACCTGGAACAGGTTCGCCAGGGATATCGGCAGGCGGGCTGGGAAGATGCCGGCGTGGTGCCCTTCATTGACGACATGGCCGCCGCCTATGCCGCGGCCCATCTGGTCATCTGCCGGGCCGGGGCAACCACCATCGCCGAACTGACCGCCTGTGGCCGGCCGGCGATCCTGATCCCCTACCCGTTTGCTGCGGCCGACCACCAGACGGGCAACGCCCGGGCGCTGGCGCAGCACGGCGCGGCCCTGCTGCTGCCGCAGGCCGAGCTGACGGCGGAGCGGCTGGCAAGGGTGAGCAGCGACTTGCTCGGCGACCGGGAACGCGTGCTGACGATGGCGGCCACCGCCCGCTCGTTCGGCCGGCGGGGCGCTGCCGATCTGATTCTGGAGGAATGCCGGGCGATCGCCCGCTGATCCATAACTGGCAACTCGTGACAGGTGAATAACAAATGTACGGTAAAATCCGTAAAATTCATTTCGTCGGCATCGGCGGCATCGGCATGAGCGGGATCGCCGAGGTTCTGCTCAATCTCGGGTACGAGGTGTCAGGCTCGGACCTGCGGGAGTCGGAAATCACCCGGCGACTGGCAGAACTGGGCGGGACGATTGCCTACGGGCACCGGGCGGAAAACATCGTGGCGGCCGACGTGGTGGTTACCTCCACCGCCGTCAAGGCCGACAATCCCGAAGTGGCCGAGGCTCATCGCCGCCTCGTCCCGGTGATTCCCCGCGCCGAGATGCTCGCCGAGCTGATGCGCATGAAATACGGCATCGCCGTGGCCGGCACGCACGGCAAAACGACTACCACCAGC contains the following coding sequences:
- the murG gene encoding undecaprenyldiphospho-muramoylpentapeptide beta-N-acetylglucosaminyltransferase codes for the protein MRMLLAGGGTGGHLFPAVAIAQRMLETEYGGQVLFVGTERGIEASILPKLGLPLRTIEISGFVGKGPAAKLAILPQLFKSVRQSQRILEKFRPDVVVGVGGYASAPVLLAAKLKGVPFLIHEQNAWPGLANRLLARWAERVCLSFADADRAFHRGRTVLTGNPLRRGMEECPAVPEGAPQLLVFGGSRGARAINQIVVQALPLLEGFRGRLRIVHQTGAEDLEQVRQGYRQAGWEDAGVVPFIDDMAAAYAAAHLVICRAGATTIAELTACGRPAILIPYPFAAADHQTGNARALAQHGAALLLPQAELTAERLARVSSDLLGDRERVLTMAATARSFGRRGAADLILEECRAIAR